From the genome of Kaistella daneshvariae, one region includes:
- a CDS encoding class I SAM-dependent DNA methyltransferase has product MNQELVKTLWATADKLRNNMDAAEYKHVVLGLIFLKYISDSFEDLYNKLKEDKLSDEEDKDEYLAENVFYVPPSARWGYIQHQRAKLPSIGKDLYDAMDAIEKDNPSLKGVLPKDYARPSLDKKRLGELVDLIGNIGFKEKGHSSKDLLGRVYEYFLGMFADAEGKRGGQFYTPDSIVKLLVEMLEPYNGRIYDGCCGSGGMFVQSEKFLEAHGGKIGDIAVYGQESNPTTYKLAKMNLAIRGIDAKIELGDTFHNDRHKDLKADFIMANPPFNISDWGGEQLQDSHMWKYGVPPVGNANYAWLQLFVNKLKPTGTAGIVLANGSMTTTAGSEGAIRKQMITEGLVDCMVALPTQLFFNTQIPACLWFLARNRTNHQFRDRSGEILFIDARKIGHMTSRKNKAFNDADIAQIANAYHNWRNKDGKYEDIQGFCKSATLAEVEANNFVLTPGRYVGTEDVEDDGIPYEEKVAAISENLKGYFEKSVELQERIKRNLVKVGIEL; this is encoded by the coding sequence ATGAATCAGGAATTAGTAAAAACACTTTGGGCAACCGCCGACAAATTACGCAATAATATGGATGCGGCCGAATACAAGCATGTAGTATTGGGCCTCATCTTCCTAAAATATATTTCAGACAGTTTCGAAGATTTGTACAATAAACTGAAGGAAGATAAACTTTCAGATGAAGAAGACAAAGATGAATATTTGGCTGAGAATGTTTTCTATGTACCGCCTTCCGCACGTTGGGGTTATATCCAGCACCAGCGTGCAAAGCTTCCGAGTATTGGGAAAGACCTTTATGATGCGATGGATGCGATCGAAAAAGACAATCCTTCTTTGAAAGGCGTTCTTCCAAAAGATTATGCCCGCCCTTCTTTAGATAAAAAGCGTTTAGGAGAATTGGTAGACCTCATCGGCAATATTGGTTTTAAGGAAAAAGGCCACAGCAGTAAAGATCTTTTAGGCCGTGTGTACGAATACTTCCTCGGTATGTTTGCAGATGCCGAAGGTAAAAGAGGAGGCCAGTTCTACACGCCTGACAGTATTGTAAAATTATTGGTAGAGATGTTAGAGCCTTATAATGGCAGAATATACGATGGTTGCTGTGGAAGTGGCGGAATGTTCGTTCAGAGCGAAAAGTTTTTGGAAGCCCACGGCGGTAAAATAGGCGATATAGCAGTCTATGGTCAGGAGAGTAATCCTACAACATACAAACTTGCAAAAATGAACTTGGCGATCCGCGGGATTGATGCCAAAATAGAATTAGGCGACACCTTCCACAATGACCGGCACAAAGATCTGAAAGCAGATTTCATCATGGCGAATCCGCCTTTTAATATTTCAGATTGGGGTGGGGAACAGTTACAAGACAGCCACATGTGGAAATATGGGGTTCCACCCGTAGGAAACGCCAACTATGCCTGGCTTCAGTTGTTTGTCAATAAACTTAAACCAACCGGAACTGCAGGTATTGTTTTAGCAAACGGTTCCATGACGACGACAGCAGGATCTGAGGGCGCAATAAGAAAACAGATGATTACCGAAGGCTTAGTAGATTGTATGGTGGCCTTGCCAACCCAGCTTTTTTTCAATACTCAGATACCGGCTTGCTTATGGTTCCTGGCGCGTAACCGTACCAATCATCAGTTTCGAGACCGTTCTGGTGAAATACTCTTTATTGATGCCCGGAAAATAGGTCACATGACCAGCCGCAAGAATAAAGCCTTCAATGATGCAGATATTGCTCAAATTGCAAACGCCTATCATAACTGGCGCAACAAAGACGGAAAATACGAAGATATTCAGGGTTTCTGCAAATCCGCAACACTGGCAGAGGTGGAAGCCAATAATTTTGTTCTAACACCCGGAAGATATGTTGGTACCGAAGATGTGGAAGATGATGGCATACCTTACGAAGAAAAAGTAGCGGCGATTTCAGAAAACTTGAAAGGCTATTTTGAAAAGTCGGTAGAGCTGCAGGAGAGAATTAAAAGAAATTTGGTGAAAGTAGGTATAGAACTTTAG
- a CDS encoding Fic family protein yields the protein MINLEKYIAGKKLKHSTGYTFFLPSEINDAWIWEDQSVNKLLEKAAIKLGELNSFSKLVPNIDLFIQLHVTKEAVVSSRIEGTQTQMDEALLDEEEISPERKNDWVEVNNYIRALNEAIKELETLPISSRLIKKTHQILLDSVRGEHKQPGEFRNSQNWIGGNSLADAVFIPPNQVYVNELMGDLEKFLHNDDINVPALIKIGIAHYQFETIHPFLDGNGRIGRLLITLFLVDQKILNKPLLYLSAFFEKNKGLYYDNLTFVRSKTDMKQWLKYFLVGVAETAEKATQTLSEVLELKARLETLIHTTFGKRANNASVLLQYLFRKPVIHVNQVAEVTRSTYKTANDLVTEFVKAGILKEMTGQSRNRVFVFDEYIKLF from the coding sequence ATGATAAACCTAGAAAAATATATAGCAGGAAAGAAATTAAAACATTCAACTGGCTATACTTTTTTTTTACCTAGTGAAATAAATGATGCTTGGATTTGGGAGGACCAAAGTGTTAATAAACTATTAGAGAAAGCTGCAATTAAATTAGGGGAATTAAATTCATTTTCAAAACTTGTTCCCAACATTGATCTGTTTATTCAGTTACATGTCACTAAGGAAGCCGTAGTTTCAAGTAGGATTGAGGGTACGCAAACCCAAATGGATGAAGCACTTTTAGACGAAGAAGAAATTTCTCCGGAAAGAAAGAACGACTGGGTCGAAGTAAACAATTACATTAGGGCACTCAATGAGGCGATAAAAGAATTGGAAACACTTCCTATTTCATCCCGGCTTATAAAGAAAACTCATCAAATTCTACTTGATAGTGTACGTGGCGAGCATAAACAGCCCGGCGAATTCCGGAACTCTCAAAATTGGATTGGGGGCAACTCACTGGCAGATGCAGTTTTTATTCCGCCAAATCAAGTTTATGTTAATGAATTAATGGGAGATTTAGAAAAATTTCTCCATAATGATGACATCAATGTTCCGGCATTAATCAAAATAGGCATTGCTCATTATCAATTCGAAACCATTCACCCGTTTTTAGATGGCAATGGCAGGATCGGGCGGCTTTTAATTACATTATTTCTGGTCGACCAAAAAATTCTCAACAAACCACTGCTTTACCTGTCTGCATTCTTCGAAAAAAATAAAGGCTTGTATTATGACAATCTCACTTTTGTGCGGTCTAAAACCGATATGAAACAGTGGCTCAAATACTTTTTGGTAGGGGTAGCTGAAACAGCAGAAAAAGCTACACAAACACTTTCTGAGGTTTTAGAACTAAAAGCGAGGTTAGAAACGCTGATACACACAACGTTTGGTAAAAGAGCAAATAATGCGTCAGTTTTACTGCAGTACCTATTCAGGAAACCGGTAATACACGTGAATCAGGTTGCAGAAGTCACCCGAAGCACCTACAAAACAGCCAACGATTTAGTCACAGAATTTGTGAAAGCCGGTATATTAAAAGAAATGACAGGGCAAAGCCGCAACAGGGTTTTTGTATTCGACGAATACATTAAACTATTCTAA
- a CDS encoding restriction endonuclease subunit S, which produces MVDSEIGEIPKGWHLIRLGDKYLVSDFVANGSFASLKENVTILDRPSYAIFLRNTDSKSNFTNQLRYVDEKTYNFLSKSKILGDEICISNVADVGTVFRPPTYLNKPLTLGNNLVFFRSSYPNYFYLYFKYFRGQEQIQSITSGSAQLKFNKTDFRNTNLLDIPLAIISTFDKIINDLWELQSNHLSENIHLATLRDTLLPKLISGELEISELIAENA; this is translated from the coding sequence ATGGTGGATAGTGAGATAGGCGAAATCCCGAAAGGATGGCATTTGATTAGGTTGGGTGATAAATACCTTGTCTCTGATTTTGTAGCAAATGGGAGTTTTGCATCTCTCAAAGAGAATGTGACAATTTTAGATCGTCCTTCGTACGCTATTTTTTTAAGAAATACAGATTCAAAATCCAACTTTACAAACCAGCTACGATATGTTGATGAAAAAACGTATAATTTCCTTTCAAAATCAAAGATACTAGGCGATGAAATTTGTATTAGTAATGTCGCGGATGTGGGCACGGTTTTTAGACCACCAACATATTTGAATAAACCTCTGACCTTGGGTAACAATCTTGTGTTTTTTAGAAGTTCTTATCCTAATTACTTTTACCTATACTTCAAGTATTTTCGAGGTCAGGAACAAATACAATCAATAACTTCTGGTTCCGCTCAATTGAAATTTAATAAAACTGACTTTAGAAACACAAATTTATTAGATATCCCTTTGGCTATAATTTCAACATTTGATAAAATAATAAATGACTTGTGGGAATTGCAAAGTAATCATCTTTCAGAAAACATTCACCTAGCAACGCTCCGCGACACCCTTCTCCCAAAACTAATTTCCGGCGAACTGGAAATCTCCGAACTCATAGCAGAAAACGCATAA
- a CDS encoding type I restriction endonuclease subunit R: MAAVISEDHIEQIIIQEFIDLGYHYLNGVDISPEGLYKEREYNEVVLKNRLQEAIAKHNPTIPAEAQEEALRKVLRSDSPELFQNNYNFHKYLTDGVEVEFRKGDRIAGDKVWLVDYDNPHNNEFLVINQFTVIEGNVNKRPDVILFVNGLPLVVIELKNAADENADVKAAFNQLQTYKQTIPSLFQYNALLVASDGWDALYGSLTSPKQFFVPWKSIDGELVADVNIPQMEVMAKGMLNKQVILDLIRHFTVFHQNKEQLTKIVPRYHQYFAVNKAVEATKKATAVNGDQRAGVIWHTQGSGKSLSMAFYAGKLVLQLQNPTLIILTDRNDLDDQLFDTFSLSQDLLRQTPVQAENRDHLKSLLSVGSGGIVFTTIQKFLPEIEQKIDLGNGKFKNIKGQFDELSDRRNIVVIADEAHRSQYDFIDGFAKHMRDALPNASFIGFTGTPIENTDKNTQAVFGDYIDVYDIQQAVEDGATVRIFYENRLAKIALKEEKKYQIDEQLNLVAEEMADYGETAEGISHDMESKKAKWARLEAIVGHPDRLKLIATDIVKHFEERNAVLDGKGMIVCMSRRIAVELYDEIIKIRPDWHSDDDNEGAIKVVMTGSSSDPLPFQPHVRNKAKRKALGERLKDPKDGLKLAIVRDMWLTGFDAPSLHTLYIDKPMKGHNLMQAIARVNRVYKDKEGGLVVDYIGIATDLKKALSVYTESGGKGKPAFDQEEAAAVMMSKYEIVAQMFSEQPKDHTESKGFNYQSFFTMTPKEKLYFPIQAANYILGLEDGKARYTNAVTALSKAFAISVPHPSTMEIRDEVGLFQAIKSRIVKVTQSSKKGKSDEEIETAIKQILNDAVVADEVIDIFDAAGIKKPDISILSDEFLAEVRGMKHKNLAFELLKKLLNDEVKTRQRTNIVQSKKFSEMIENAVRNYQNNLITSAEVIQELINLAKDLKEADRKGEDLGLDFREFAFYSALEVNDSAVAILGDDILRHIARELVDTVRSNSSIDWTVRENVQAKMRIAVKKILRKHGYPPDLELKATETVLEQAKLLASAMS, encoded by the coding sequence ATGGCAGCAGTTATATCAGAAGACCACATAGAGCAAATCATCATTCAGGAATTTATAGACCTTGGGTATCATTACCTCAATGGCGTAGATATTTCCCCTGAAGGACTTTACAAAGAAAGAGAATACAACGAAGTAGTCCTCAAAAACCGCCTGCAGGAAGCCATCGCAAAACACAATCCTACCATCCCCGCCGAAGCACAGGAAGAAGCCTTGCGCAAAGTATTGCGTTCCGACAGCCCCGAACTCTTCCAAAACAATTATAACTTTCATAAATATTTAACTGACGGAGTTGAAGTAGAATTCCGCAAAGGTGACCGCATCGCCGGAGATAAAGTCTGGCTCGTAGATTACGACAATCCGCACAACAATGAGTTTCTGGTCATCAACCAGTTTACCGTCATTGAAGGCAACGTAAATAAACGCCCGGATGTCATTCTTTTCGTTAACGGCCTTCCGCTCGTGGTCATTGAATTGAAGAATGCCGCAGATGAAAATGCAGATGTAAAAGCCGCCTTCAATCAGTTGCAAACATATAAACAAACAATTCCTTCCTTATTTCAGTACAACGCCTTACTGGTCGCTTCCGATGGTTGGGATGCTTTGTATGGCTCCTTAACTTCGCCAAAACAGTTCTTCGTTCCCTGGAAATCCATTGACGGCGAACTTGTGGCCGATGTAAATATCCCGCAGATGGAGGTAATGGCAAAAGGAATGCTGAACAAACAAGTAATCCTCGACCTCATCCGCCACTTTACAGTCTTCCACCAGAATAAGGAGCAGCTGACAAAAATAGTTCCGCGCTATCACCAGTATTTCGCCGTGAATAAAGCCGTAGAAGCCACAAAGAAAGCCACTGCAGTAAACGGTGACCAGCGTGCCGGGGTAATTTGGCATACACAGGGCAGCGGCAAAAGTTTATCGATGGCCTTTTATGCAGGTAAGTTAGTGCTGCAACTCCAAAACCCAACCTTGATCATACTCACAGATAGAAACGACCTTGACGACCAGTTATTCGACACCTTTTCATTAAGTCAGGATTTGCTAAGACAAACTCCGGTACAGGCAGAGAACCGAGACCATTTGAAAAGTTTACTTTCCGTGGGTTCAGGCGGCATCGTATTTACGACCATTCAGAAATTCCTCCCGGAAATAGAACAGAAAATAGATTTGGGAAATGGAAAATTTAAAAACATAAAAGGCCAGTTTGATGAACTCTCAGACCGCAGGAATATTGTGGTCATTGCGGATGAAGCCCACCGGAGCCAGTATGATTTTATAGACGGTTTTGCAAAGCACATGCGCGATGCTTTACCCAATGCTTCTTTTATCGGCTTCACCGGTACACCGATTGAAAATACAGATAAGAATACACAGGCTGTTTTTGGTGATTATATTGATGTTTACGATATTCAGCAGGCAGTAGAAGACGGAGCAACGGTTCGTATTTTTTATGAAAATCGTTTGGCTAAAATTGCCTTAAAGGAAGAAAAAAAATATCAAATTGATGAGCAGCTCAATCTGGTAGCCGAAGAAATGGCAGACTATGGCGAAACTGCAGAAGGAATAAGCCACGATATGGAATCGAAGAAAGCCAAGTGGGCACGCCTTGAAGCCATTGTCGGTCATCCCGACCGTTTAAAACTCATCGCAACCGACATTGTAAAACACTTTGAGGAACGGAATGCAGTACTCGATGGTAAAGGAATGATTGTCTGCATGAGCCGCCGCATCGCTGTGGAACTCTACGACGAAATTATAAAAATAAGACCCGACTGGCACAGCGATGATGATAACGAAGGAGCCATTAAAGTGGTCATGACAGGTTCTTCCTCAGATCCTTTGCCTTTCCAGCCTCACGTTAGAAATAAGGCCAAAAGAAAAGCATTAGGCGAAAGATTGAAAGACCCTAAAGACGGTCTCAAATTAGCCATTGTCCGCGACATGTGGCTTACTGGTTTTGATGCGCCAAGTTTGCATACCCTCTACATTGATAAACCAATGAAAGGGCACAACCTGATGCAGGCAATTGCAAGAGTAAACCGGGTATACAAAGACAAAGAAGGTGGTTTGGTCGTAGATTATATCGGAATTGCTACAGACTTAAAGAAAGCTCTCTCAGTCTACACAGAAAGTGGTGGAAAAGGAAAACCGGCATTCGATCAGGAAGAAGCAGCGGCAGTTATGATGAGCAAATACGAGATTGTTGCCCAGATGTTTTCAGAACAGCCCAAAGATCATACAGAATCCAAAGGTTTTAATTATCAGTCATTCTTTACCATGACTCCAAAGGAGAAGTTATATTTCCCGATTCAGGCAGCCAACTATATTTTAGGATTGGAAGATGGAAAGGCAAGATACACCAATGCGGTAACGGCATTATCAAAAGCATTCGCAATATCGGTACCGCATCCCTCTACAATGGAGATTCGCGATGAGGTAGGATTATTTCAGGCAATCAAATCCAGAATCGTAAAAGTAACCCAAAGCAGTAAAAAGGGCAAGAGCGACGAAGAAATAGAAACCGCCATTAAGCAGATCCTGAATGATGCAGTAGTGGCAGATGAAGTCATTGATATCTTTGACGCAGCTGGAATTAAGAAACCGGATATTTCCATTTTATCAGATGAATTTTTGGCAGAAGTAAGAGGAATGAAGCATAAAAACTTAGCCTTCGAATTGCTGAAGAAATTATTAAATGATGAGGTGAAAACCCGGCAGAGAACCAACATTGTACAGTCGAAGAAATTCTCAGAAATGATAGAAAATGCAGTACGAAACTATCAGAACAATTTAATCACCTCAGCCGAAGTCATTCAGGAACTCATCAACCTTGCAAAAGACCTCAAGGAAGCCGACCGCAAAGGAGAAGATTTAGGACTTGATTTCAGGGAATTCGCATTCTATTCCGCCTTAGAAGTAAACGACAGCGCAGTAGCAATCTTGGGAGACGATATTTTACGACACATCGCCCGTGAATTGGTAGACACCGTCCGCAGCAATTCCAGCATCGACTGGACCGTCCGCGAAAACGTACAGGCCAAAATGCGAATCGCCGTCAAAAAAATCCTCCGCAAACACGGTTACCCACCAGACCTCGAACTAAAAGCCACCGAAACGGTACTGGAACAGGCGAAATTGCTAGCAAGTGCTATGTCCTGA
- a CDS encoding energy transducer TonB family protein: MMKKLYILFFITPILFFSQRSEIDTVLLSKMIVANVNTDFPVGKKINADCTLGDTKSYRSTHSEAPKLTQVTDYILCNNGTPNMFFEIYDGNDFLYVKDNNVIFSKDKDVDYIKVALSRRTPEEKSFVKNNVQGLVNYAEKYFIEQKAEELSADKRAALQPFFETEKHGIGFIKYNATSGYSSTGASFKIFNPSKKTIKYIWFTVAGENAVEDLVKLPGGNYYTTLKGIGPIESYGFGSWEFDHVWFTDIVEYLRLSTIKIQYMDGSVRTVKYNENMYIGEKALDHFNDVIDREEKFEKEKTSVQKQSSLTVIDHNKIYEEVDQLPEFPGGINFFRSKVNSSFDTSMMKGNEGQVKTELTFIIERDGSITDVKAIGSNGDFNAEAVRTVKAVKNKWSLAKINGQAVRYRFRMPLTMQFN; this comes from the coding sequence ATGATGAAAAAACTATATATTTTATTCTTTATCACCCCTATCTTATTTTTTTCACAGCGATCCGAAATAGACACGGTTTTGCTGAGTAAGATGATCGTAGCAAATGTCAATACAGATTTTCCTGTAGGAAAAAAGATAAATGCCGATTGTACCTTGGGAGATACCAAATCTTACAGATCAACTCATTCCGAAGCACCAAAATTGACTCAGGTAACAGATTATATTTTATGCAACAATGGTACTCCAAATATGTTCTTTGAAATTTATGACGGTAATGACTTTCTTTATGTGAAAGATAATAACGTTATTTTCAGTAAAGATAAGGATGTAGATTATATTAAAGTTGCATTATCTCGAAGAACACCTGAGGAAAAAAGTTTTGTAAAAAATAATGTTCAGGGCTTAGTTAATTATGCCGAAAAATATTTCATCGAACAAAAGGCCGAAGAATTATCTGCGGATAAACGCGCTGCTTTACAACCTTTTTTTGAAACTGAAAAACATGGAATAGGGTTTATAAAATACAATGCAACCTCCGGCTATTCATCTACAGGAGCAAGTTTTAAAATTTTTAACCCATCAAAAAAAACAATAAAATATATTTGGTTTACTGTTGCAGGTGAAAATGCGGTAGAGGACTTGGTGAAATTGCCTGGTGGTAATTACTACACAACGCTGAAAGGTATCGGTCCAATTGAATCTTACGGTTTCGGCTCTTGGGAATTTGACCATGTATGGTTCACAGATATTGTAGAATACCTCCGCCTTTCCACCATAAAAATCCAGTACATGGACGGATCGGTGCGTACGGTAAAATACAACGAAAATATGTATATAGGGGAAAAGGCGTTGGATCATTTCAATGATGTGATTGATAGAGAGGAAAAATTTGAGAAGGAAAAAACCTCCGTACAGAAACAAAGTAGCCTTACAGTAATTGACCACAATAAAATTTATGAAGAGGTAGATCAGCTACCAGAATTCCCAGGTGGTATTAATTTCTTTAGATCCAAAGTGAATAGTAGTTTTGATACATCCATGATGAAGGGTAATGAAGGCCAAGTAAAAACAGAGTTGACATTTATTATTGAGAGAGACGGTTCTATTACCGATGTAAAAGCAATTGGATCTAATGGAGATTTTAATGCTGAAGCTGTCAGAACGGTGAAGGCTGTTAAGAATAAATGGTCCCTGGCAAAAATTAATGGTCAGGCAGTACGGTATAGATTCCGCATGCCTCTTACGATGCAATTTAATTGA
- a CDS encoding c-type cytochrome: MKTNQLKPFLSFAGFLAMMGVLIFLTTNSTKTYHPISETQSDWKNLKVLPQNISKDSLMFLMKTFNASLGVDCNHCHASQKDNPQKLDFPSDAKMTKEIARGMLMMTNDINSKYFLPHRPDPKPKNLVAVYCVTCHRGNTNPEEYLQDVSKMIPRLMPTKEKNEK, from the coding sequence ATGAAAACAAACCAACTGAAACCTTTTTTATCTTTTGCCGGATTTCTGGCAATGATGGGTGTGCTTATTTTTTTAACCACCAACTCGACGAAAACCTACCACCCCATCAGTGAAACGCAAAGCGACTGGAAAAACCTGAAAGTACTGCCGCAAAACATCAGCAAAGATAGCCTGATGTTTTTGATGAAAACCTTTAATGCCTCTTTGGGCGTGGACTGCAACCACTGCCACGCTTCGCAAAAAGACAACCCACAGAAACTGGATTTTCCTTCGGATGCGAAGATGACCAAGGAAATCGCCCGTGGCATGCTGATGATGACCAACGACATCAACTCCAAATATTTTCTGCCGCACCGCCCGGACCCGAAACCTAAGAATCTGGTTGCCGTGTACTGCGTCACCTGTCACCGCGGAAATACAAATCCCGAGGAATATCTGCAGGATGTGAGCAAAATGATTCCGAGACTGATGCCTACGAAAGAGAAAAATGAAAAATAG
- a CDS encoding SDR family oxidoreductase has protein sequence MENKMEKFAKNAEITAEKHREIQQYIDELDKKSKSKKKDEQSGEKAAQTNERDEPTPPFPDQKLEKPGLETDMELQPRYKANDYKGSGKLEGKVALITGGDSGIGRAVAVLFAREGADVAIIYLSEHEDAEVTKKAVEQEGRRALTFSGDVTDPEFCRAAVAETVKEFGTINILVNNAAFQAHAEELDWITDEHFDLTMKTNLYGYFYMTKAVLPHLEEGDSIINTSSVNGLFGNEKMIDYSLTKGGINAFTQSLAKNLVEKGIRVNAVAPGPVWTPLNPADQKKEDVEQFGAKNPMKRAAQPEELSPTYVFLAAPVCSSYITGQIIGVLGGVSN, from the coding sequence ATGGAAAACAAAATGGAAAAATTTGCAAAAAATGCCGAAATAACGGCGGAAAAACACCGTGAAATTCAGCAATACATCGATGAACTCGATAAAAAATCAAAATCAAAAAAGAAAGACGAACAATCCGGCGAAAAAGCCGCCCAGACCAATGAGCGCGACGAACCTACGCCGCCATTCCCAGATCAAAAGCTAGAAAAACCAGGCCTCGAGACAGATATGGAACTTCAGCCACGCTATAAGGCCAACGATTATAAAGGCTCAGGCAAACTCGAAGGAAAAGTCGCCCTCATCACCGGCGGAGATTCCGGTATCGGGCGTGCGGTTGCGGTGCTTTTCGCGCGCGAAGGAGCCGATGTCGCCATCATCTATCTTTCCGAGCATGAAGACGCCGAAGTCACCAAAAAAGCAGTGGAGCAGGAGGGCCGCCGCGCCCTCACTTTTTCCGGCGATGTCACCGATCCTGAATTTTGCCGCGCCGCCGTCGCAGAAACGGTAAAAGAATTTGGCACCATCAACATTTTGGTCAACAATGCCGCTTTTCAGGCACATGCCGAAGAGCTGGATTGGATTACCGACGAACATTTCGACCTCACCATGAAAACCAATCTATACGGCTATTTTTACATGACCAAAGCGGTGTTGCCACATCTTGAAGAAGGGGATTCCATCATCAACACCAGTTCCGTCAACGGACTTTTCGGCAACGAAAAAATGATCGATTATTCCCTCACCAAGGGCGGAATTAATGCTTTCACCCAATCCTTGGCCAAAAACCTGGTAGAAAAAGGCATCCGCGTGAACGCCGTGGCGCCCGGCCCGGTTTGGACCCCACTAAATCCCGCGGATCAGAAAAAAGAAGATGTTGAGCAGTTTGGTGCCAAAAACCCGATGAAACGTGCGGCACAACCTGAAGAACTTTCACCGACCTACGTTTTCCTTGCCGCGCCGGTTTGTTCCTCCTATATCACCGGACAAATTATCGGTGTGCTGGGCGGAGTCTCGAACTGA
- a CDS encoding ATP-binding response regulator, with product MILIVDDAPENIISLKKVLEKNGFEVDTASSGDEALKKILKKSYVLIILDVQMPGMDGFEVAEAISGYSKAKETAIIFLSAASANVNLITRGYISGGLDYISKPVDMNILLLKVKTFYRIYEQSRALNEMQKKLLEEIEFRKEAERKKDEFISIASHELKTPMTSIKGYIQLLERSVDKNDTQTVKIRLHKVQNQVEKLNLLVADLLDISKIESGKLKFNRKYFNFNKILDHIIEIMQQANPHVKFIRKGEIHTEIFGDEMRIEQVIINYITNAIKYAPESDEVHITSEQRGDEIYFSVRDFGIGIAKDHQLRIFDKFYRVEETSERFQGLGIGLYICQEIIERHQGSIGINSEPGEGSEFYFNIPLHPETDAQS from the coding sequence ATGATTCTGATAGTTGATGATGCTCCTGAAAACATAATTTCACTAAAAAAAGTTCTTGAAAAAAATGGTTTTGAAGTTGATACCGCCTCATCAGGTGACGAAGCACTGAAAAAAATCCTTAAAAAATCCTACGTTTTAATCATTCTCGACGTGCAGATGCCGGGAATGGACGGATTTGAAGTTGCAGAAGCAATTTCCGGCTATAGCAAAGCCAAGGAAACCGCCATCATTTTTCTCTCAGCCGCCAGCGCCAATGTAAATCTCATCACCAGAGGCTATATTTCCGGTGGTTTGGATTACATCAGCAAGCCTGTGGATATGAATATTCTTTTGCTGAAAGTGAAAACATTTTACCGCATTTACGAGCAAAGCCGCGCGCTGAATGAAATGCAGAAAAAACTGCTGGAAGAAATAGAATTCCGAAAAGAAGCGGAAAGGAAAAAGGACGAATTCATCAGCATCGCAAGCCACGAACTTAAAACGCCCATGACGAGCATTAAAGGATATATTCAACTGCTTGAAAGGAGCGTGGACAAAAATGACACCCAAACGGTTAAAATCCGGCTCCACAAAGTACAGAACCAGGTTGAAAAGTTGAATTTGTTGGTGGCAGACCTGCTGGATATCTCCAAGATTGAAAGCGGCAAGCTGAAATTCAATAGAAAATATTTCAATTTCAATAAGATCCTTGATCATATTATTGAAATCATGCAGCAGGCAAATCCCCATGTGAAATTCATCAGAAAAGGGGAAATCCACACCGAAATTTTTGGTGACGAAATGCGCATCGAACAGGTCATTATTAATTACATTACCAACGCGATTAAATATGCTCCCGAGAGCGACGAAGTCCACATCACCTCCGAACAGCGTGGTGACGAAATTTATTTTTCGGTAAGGGACTTTGGCATCGGAATAGCAAAAGACCACCAACTTCGTATTTTCGATAAATTTTACCGGGTAGAAGAAACTTCAGAGCGTTTTCAGGGCTTGGGAATCGGCCTCTATATTTGCCAGGAAATTATCGAAAGACATCAGGGCAGCATTGGCATCAACAGTGAGCCGGGCGAAGGCTCTGAATTTTATTTTAACATCCCGTTACATCCCGAAACGGATGCGCAATCATAA